One part of the Amaranthus tricolor cultivar Red isolate AtriRed21 chromosome 16, ASM2621246v1, whole genome shotgun sequence genome encodes these proteins:
- the LOC130802982 gene encoding 18.3 kDa class I heat shock protein, whose translation MSLIPSNIFGRRSNVFDPFSMDIFDPFFDLPSSLATIPRSDTFSETSAFANARMDWKETPEAHIFKADLPGVKKEEVKVEVEDGNVLRISGQRAREKEEKNDTWHRVERSSGQFMRQFRLPENAKVNEVKAAMENGVLTVTVPKMEAPKPEIKAINIS comes from the coding sequence ATGTCGCTAATTCCAAGCAACATCTTCGGCAGACGCAGCAACGTATTCGATCCATTCTCCATGGACATATTCGACCCGTTCTTCGACCTTCCTTCATCGCTCGCAACCATCCCTCGCTCCGACACCTTCTCCGAAACATCCGCCTTCGCCAACGCTAGAATGGACTGGAAAGAGACTCCGGAAGCACACATCTTCAAAGCGGATCTTCCTGGTGTTAAGAAAGAGGAGGTTAAGGTCGAGGTTGAAGACGGAAATGTGTTGAGGATTAGCGGACAGAGAGCgagagagaaggaagagaaaaaTGACACTTGGCATCGTGTTGAGAGGAGTTCTGGTCAGTTTATGAGGCAATTCAGGTTGCCAGAGAATGCGAAGGTAAATGAAGTTAAAGCAGCCATGGAAAATGGTGTACTTACTgttactgttcctaaaatggaGGCTCCCAAACCTGAAATTAAGGCTATTAATATTTCTTAA
- the LOC130802433 gene encoding uncharacterized protein LOC130802433, translating to MADESRTVITPDQSVTIGQLLQLFKQLNSNQPPTETVTNTHTLSISEKLTNQNYTKWSRLMHLAISGRDRLNHIIDDPPSTNDPSYSQWIKRDSIVISWILENIDSDLMNQYLDFPTAKALWQGIETLYSSGRDGLQIFDLTVKTNKIQQGTDTIETYYSKLIMLWKEIDRRQPNPMKDPDDIIVYSQLIQKNRLYQFLAGIHQTFDKDRRDLLLLDPLPTVEEAYASIRREILRRGIMKTEPSLNVESPGSGGVFSAKGRIYRREDDKPHLKCTHCGGTRHTKNECFKLVGYPKWWPDEKKRGERKPARFLEQNRTGQVAMGWSTEGHASIDEAERKRQERTREAMKEPDEEGTRRSKEGISLSFSNGAAVGLEGGSEEERLPLQPLNREAVGVLKRGRGSRVPLLPNQNFSSSFNVSSYFKEGWIFDCGATDTMSFDPIDFLTHDIPRKDIIKTVNGEGIKDVQTGKIIGRGIERDELYYLEEETQKGKATLVRGLEERQLWHRRLGHPSVGYLEKLFPNFVGLKPAFKCETCILAKSHKHSYSNSLNKVDVPFMLVHSDVWGPAPVKSEVFHVFVEFYNMICTQFQNQPRMLRTDNGREYINSNMDLFYKQKGLIHQTSCPNTTQQNGVAKRKNRTLLEMTRAIMLDSRVPTHLWPEAIATANYITNRLPT from the exons ATGGCAGACGAATCAAGAACTGTCATAACACCAGACCAATCGGTCACAATAGGGCAATTGTTGCAACTGTTCAAACAGTTAAACTCCAACCAACCGCCCACTGAAACCGTAACCAACACCCATACCCTCTCCATCTCAGAGAAATTAACAAACCAgaattacacaaaatggtctAGGCTGATGCACTTAGCCATTAGTGGACGAGATCGTCTCAATCACATCATTGACGACCCGCCTTCCACAAACGACCCATCGTACAGCCAGTGGATCAAACGTGACTCGATTGTTATCTCATGGATTTTAGAGAATATAGATTCTGACTTAATGAATCAGTATCTCGATTTCCCAACAGCCAAAGCTTTGTGGCAAGGGATTGAAACTCTTTACAGTAGTGGGAGAGATGGCCTGCAAATATTCGATCTGACAGTCAAAACCAACAAAATACAACAAGGAACCGACACAATTGAAACATATTATAGCAAGCTAATCATGCTATGGAAAGAAATCGACAGAAGGCAACCAAACCCAATGAAAGATCCAGACGACATCATCGTTTACAGTCAATTAATCCAAAAAAATCGATTATACCAATTCTTAGCAGGAATCCATCAGACGTTCGACAAGGATAGACGTGACCTCTTACTTTTAGACCCACTTCCTACAGTGGAGGAGGCCTATGCAAGTATAAGAAGAGAAATATTAAGGCGTGGAATCATGAAAACGGAGCCCTCATTAAATGTGGAATCACCGGGCTCCGGTGGAGTTTTCTCGGCAAAAGGAAGGATTTACCGACGTGAGGATGACAAACCTCACCTCAAATGCACCCACTGTGGAGGCACAAGACATACAAAGAACGAGTGTTTTAAACTTGTAGGCTACCCGAAATGGTGGCCAGATGAAAAAAAGAGGGGGGAAAGAAAACCAGCACGTTTTCTGGAGCAAAATCGGACCGGACAAGTAGCAATGGGATGGAGTACTGAGGGACATGCATCTATAGATGAAGCTGAAAGGAAAAGGCAAGAACGTACCAGAGAAGCCATGAAGGAACCAGACGAAGAAGGTACCAGAAGAAGCAAAGAGggaatttctctctccttctcAAACGGCGCAGCAGTAGGGTTAGAAGGGGGGAGTGAGGAGGAAAGGCTCCCTCTGCAGCCTTTAAATAGGGAAGCAGTAGGGGTTTTAAAAAGGGGAAGGGGGTCACGTGTACCCTTGCTCCCAAACCAAAATTTTTCATCCTCTTTTAATGTTTCATCTTATTTTAAGGAGGGTTGGATCTTTGATTGTGGTGCTACCGATACAATGTCATTTGACCCGATTGATTTTTTGACTCATGACATACCTAggaaagacatcattaaaaccGTGAATGGGGAAGGGATTAAA gatgttcAGACAGGAAAaatcattgggcgtggtattgagAGAGATGAACTGTATTACTTGGAAGAGGAGACTCAAAAAGGCAAAGCGACACTTGTTCGCGGGCTAGAGGAAAGACAACTATGGCATCGACGTCTGGGACATCCATCTGTAGGGtatttagaaaaactttttcctaattttgtaGGGTTAAAACCTGCGTTTAAGTGTGAAACATGTATTCTTGCAAAGAGTCACAAACATTCGTATTCTAATAGCTTGAATAAAGTTGATGTGCCctttatgcttgttcattctgatgtgtggggcCCTGCTCCAGTT AAATCTGAAGTTTTTCATGTGTTCGTTGAGTTCTATAATATGATCTGTACCCAATTTCAAAACCAACCCCGCATGCTCCGAACCGACAATGGTAGAGAATATATCAATTCTAACATGGACCTATTCTATAAACAAAAAGGCCTCATACATCAAACATCTTGTCCTAACACAACCCAACAAAATGGCGTGGCGAAACGGAAAAATCGTACACTTCTTGAGATGACCCGTGCTATTATGCTTGACTCTCGTGTTCCCACTCATCTTTGGCCGGAAGCTATCGCTACTGCCAATTACATTACCAATAGACTTCCCACTTAG
- the LOC130802987 gene encoding UDP-glycosyltransferase 76B1-like, producing the protein MSKRLVLFPLPLQGHQTPMLQLANILHSKGFKISIIHTHFNAPNPNNHPFFRFHPIPKTLLDSKASIADVIGLLNELNEKCVGPFREVLAQIVSEIGGVACLISDAMWHFTQGVADEFMLPRLVLRTSNPSSFVAFVYMSVFRDKGYLSSKGDRLERLIPELPPLKMKDIPILGTCDLEATYELVRDMIEKTKASRGVIFNSFEELEGPALATLRQDLQIPVFAIGPFHKQARPFSSSLLAHERDCISWLDCHAPKSVLYISFGSIASVDEADFVEIAWGLANSKQPFLWAIRPGLVRGSDGPAPLPNGFLETIAKQGRIVMWAPQDEVLSHPAIGGFLTHSGWNSTLESICEGVPMLCLPCFGDQMVNARYVSDVWKVGLRFENGLKREDIEMATKRIMVEKEGIEMRHILAYLKQKASLSIAAGGSSFTSLEGLVSHIFSF; encoded by the exons ATGAGCAAAAGATTAGTCCTATTCCCATTACCATTACAAGGACACCAAACTCCTATGCTTCAACTAGCAAACATATTACACTCAAAAGGCTTCAAAATATCAATCATCCATACTCATTTCAATGCTCCTAATCCTAATAATCACCCTTTTTTTCGTTTTCACCCTATTCCTAAGACTTTATTAGACTCTAAAGCTTCTATTGCAGATGTTATAGGGCTTTTGAATGAGCTAAATGAGAAATGCGTGGGGCCTTTTAGGGAAGTATTGGCTCAAATAGTGTCTGAAATTGGGGGTGTTGCTTGCTTGATTAGTGATGCTATGTGGCATTTTACACAAGGTGTTGCTGATGAGTTTATGCTTCCTAGGCTTGTGTTGCGCACTAGTAATCCATCTAGTTTTGTTGCTTTTGTTTATATGTCGGTTTTTCGAGATAAGGGGTACCTCTCTTCTAAAG GAGATCGGTTGGAACGCCTAATACCAGAGCTTCCACCTTTAAAGATGAAAGACATTCCCATACTTGGAACATGCGATTTAGAAGCGACTTATGAATTAGTCCGCGACATGATAGAAAAAACCAAGGCCTCAAGAGGAGTCATATTCAATTCGTTTGAGGAACTCGAAGGTCCTGCACTCGCAACGCTAAGGCAGGACCTTCAAATTCCCGTCTTTGCAATAGGCCCTTTTCATAAACAGGCTCGACCCTTTTCGAGTAGCCTATTAGCCCATGAACGCGATTGTATTTCCTGGCTCGATTGTCATGCACCCAAGTCAGTGTTATACATAAGCTTTGGAAGTATAGCTTCAGTTGATGAAGCAGACTTTGTTGAGATTGCTTGGGGCTTAGCCAATAGCAAGCAACCATTTTTATGGGCCATTAGGCCTGGGTTGGTCCGTGGATCAGATGGGCCAGCTCCACTTCCAAATGGGTTCTTGGAGACGATAGCAAAGCAAGGCCGGATTGTCATGTGGGCCCCACAAGACGAGGTTCTATCCCATCCTGCTATTGGTGGATTTCTGACTCATAGTGGATGGAATTCGACTTTGGAAAGTATTTGTGAAGGTGTTCCGATGCTTTGTCTACCTTGTTTTGGTGATCAAATGGTTAATGCTAGATATGTAAGTGATGTTTGGAAGGTGGGGTTAAGATTTGAAAATGGGTTAAAAAGAGAAGACATAGAGATGGCAACCAAAAGGATAATGGTGGAGAAAGAAGGCATAGAAATGAGACATATATTGGCATATTTGAAACAAAAGGCAAGTCTTAGTATTGCAGCAGGTGGATCTTCTTTCACATCCTTGGAAGGTTTAGTTTCCcacattttttcattttga
- the LOC130802983 gene encoding UDP-glycosyltransferase 76B1-like, whose amino-acid sequence MQALKERRHLYPDRFVPAHNLQQSRLPVLQQNMARRRLVLFPLPLQGHQTPMLQLATILYSKGFEISIIHTYFNSPNPANYPHFAFHSLPDNLTESETSTEDLTLLLHKLNRNCAAPFRDRLARVMEDASVACLITDVIWYFTQAVADTLDLSRIVLRTNNPSSFMAFTYLPQFRDKGYLSAQGTQLEEPVPELPPLKVKDIPRNYTRHPELNDAMANMLMETSKASKGLIFNTLQELEGSSLSLVRQHFNIPVFAIGPFQKQVKASSSSLLAEDQSCIPWLNSLPPKSVLYVSFGSIAAIDQTQFNEIAWGLALSIQSFLWVIRPGLVRGLDGSVPLPDGFIEMVMDRSRIVEWAPQEEVLGHPAICGFWTHCGWNSVLESICQGVPMICLPFFGDQMNNARYVTDVWRVGLRFEHDSNRQDIEKGIRRLMVETEGKEMRKRAIILKDQASLCVAKGGSSYQALESLVAHILSF is encoded by the exons ATGCAAGCGTTAAAAGAAAGGCGGCATCTTTATCCTGATAGATTTGTTCCTGCACACAACCTACAACAATCCAGACTACCTGTATTGCAACAGAACATGGCTCGACGAAGATTAGTGCTCTTCCCTTTGCCTCTGCAGGGCCATCAGACTCCGATGCTTCAGCTAGCAACCATACTTTACTCAAAAGGGTTCGAAATTTCCATCATTCATACATATTTCAACTCTCCGAATCCTGCCAATTACCCCCATTTTGCCTTCCATTCTCTGCCTGATAACTTGACAGAAAGTGAAACTTCTACTGAAGATCTTACACTTCTTCTGCACAAACTGAACAGAAACTGTGCAGCGCCTTTTAGAGATCGTTTAGCACGAGTAATGGAGGATGCATCGGTTGCTTGCCTGATAACAGATGTGATTTGGTACTTCACACAAGCTGTTGCTGATACCCTTGATCTTTCGAGGATCGTGTTAAGGACTAATAATCCATCGTCTTTTATGGCTTTCACATACTTACCTCAGTTTAGAGATAAGGGTTACTTATCTGCTCAAG GCACTCAACTTGAAGAGCCAGTACCAGAGCTTCCACCTCTAAAAGTGAAGGATATTCCTAGAAACTACACTCGTCATCCTGAACTAAACGATGCCATGGCTAATATGCTAATGGAAACTTCCAAAGCTTCTAAAGGCCTAATCTTTAACACATTGCAAGAACTTGAAGGTTCTTCCTTATCATTAGTTCGTCAACATTTCAACATTCCTGTTTTCGCAATCGGGCCATTTCAAAAACAGGTTAAGGCCTCGTCGAGTAGCTTGTTAGCCGAAGACCAGAGTTGCATTCCATGGCTAAATAGCCTGCCACCTAAATCTGTGCTTTATGTAAGCTTTGGAAGTATAGCTGCTATTGATCAGACTCAGTTTAATGAGATTGCTTGGGGATTAGCCCTTAGCATACAATCATTTTTGTGGGTTATTAGGCCAGGATTAGTCCGCGGCCTAGATGGGTCTGTGCCATTGCCAGATGGATTCATAGAGATGGTCATGGATCGAAGCAGGATAGTAGAATGGGCCCCACAAGAAGAGGTGTTAGGTCATCCTGCAATTTGCGGATTCTGGACTCATTGTGGATGGAATTCAGTATTAGAAAGTATTTGTCAAGGTGTGCCCATGATTTGTCTACCATTCTTTGGTGATCAGATGAATAATGCAAGATATGTGACTGATGTTTGGAGGGTAGGGTTGCGATTCGAGCATGATTCAAATCGACAAGATATAGAGAAGGGAATTAGAAGGCTAATGGTAGAGACTGAAGGcaaagaaatgagaaaaaggGCAATAATTTTGAAAGATCAAGCAAGTTTATGTGTAGCTAAAGGTGGATCATCTTACCAAGCTTTGGAGAGTTTAGTTGCTCATATTTTGTCATTTTGA
- the LOC130802984 gene encoding UDP-glycosyltransferase 76B1-like, with translation MANQVNKLGCRVVLYPQPLVGHITPMLHIGNALYSKGFSVTLIQTRLHSPDPDAFPNFTFHYIDETLWSAEVLASDPWEKVALLNKRFMVPFRDSLGRILRDASSAEESVACLISDPLWDFVAAIADEFDLPRLGIRTGGLLAFVMYESLPLLRQKGYFSLQENEQEAEVLEIPPLKVKDLPTENHDAIAVTVEESKSYRQGIICNTFKELEGSILDQYSRSLSNAPIFPIGPLHEYSPTSMGGILDQDHSSITWLNTQAPKSVLYVSFGTLATITKEQFLETAWGLAQSKHPFLWVVQPKLINGSDTSDHELPKDFITEVSGRGYIVTWAPQREVLAHPSVGGFWTHSGWNSIIESISEGVPMICFPFFGDQKVNARVVSDVWKIGLQLEKKTERREIERVIHRLMVEKEGEELRERVGALKEKAHSSLMEGGSSYRALDQLTDHILSFCRAENLRDETH, from the exons ATGGCTAACCAAGTGAACAAGCTGGGCTGCAGAGTCGTGCTGTATCCACAGCCGCTTGTCGGGCACATAACTCCGATGCTTCACATCGGAAACGCCCTCTATTCTAAGGGATTTTCCGTCACTTTAATCCAAACTCGACTCCATTCACCAGATCCAGATGCATTCCCCAACTTCACATTCCACTACATTGATGAAACACTATGGAGTGCTGAAGTTCTTGCTTCAGATCCTTGGGAGAAGGTAGCTTTACTGAATAAGAGGTTTATGGTACCTTTTCGAGATTCGTTGGGTAGGATTTTAAGGGATGCTTCCAGTGCGGAGGAGTCGGTTGCTTGCTTGATATCGGATCCATTGTGGGATTTTGTAGCGGCGATTGCTGATGAATTTGATCTCCCAAGGCTTGGTATCAGAACTGGTGGGTTATTGGCTTTTGTTATGTATGAATCACTACCACTTTTAAGGCAAAAAGGGTACTTCTCCCTTCAAG AGAACGAACAAGAAGCAGAAGTTTTGGAGATTCCACCACTAAAAGTGAAAGATCTTCCAACAGAAAATCATGATGCAATAGCTGTTACAGTTGAAGAAAGCAAGAGTTATCGTCAAGGAATCATCTGTAACACATTCAAGGAACTTGAAGGGTCGATTCTTGATCAATATAGCAGAAGTCTTTCGAATGCCCCCATCTTTCCAATCGGCCCCTTGCACGAGTACTCTCCAACTAGCATGGGGGGAATCCTCGATCAAGATCATAGCTCCATCACATGGCTAAACACACAAGCACCAAAATCTGTATTATATGTGAGCTTTGGGACACTTGCAACTATAACCAAAGAACAGTTTTTAGAGACAGCTTGGGGACTTGCCCAAAGCAAACATCCCTTCTTATGGGTGGTTCAACCTAAGTTGATCAACGGTTCAGATACAAGTGATCACGAACTTCCCAAAGATTTTATCACGGAAGTGAGCGGAAGAGGTTATATTGTAACATGGGCACCGCAGCGTGAGGTTTTGGCCCATCCGAGTGTTGGAGGATTTTGGACACACTCGGGTTGGAATTCGATTATTGAGAGTATTTCTGAAGGGGTACCAATGATTTGCTTTCCATTTTTTGGGGATCAAAAGGTCAATGCAAGAGTTGTGAGTGATGTTTGGAAGATTGGGTTGCAGTTGGAGAAAAAGACGGAAAGACGAGAAATAGAGAGGGTGATCCATAGACTGATGGTGGAAAAAGAAGGTGAAGAGCTAAGAGAAAGGGTAGGAGCTCTGAAAGAGAAAGCACACAGTAGTCTAATGGAAGGAGGGTCTTCATATAGAGCATTAGATCAGCTGACTGATCATATTTTATCATTCTGTAGAGCTGAAAACCTAAGAGATGAAACTCACTAA
- the LOC130802986 gene encoding UDP-glycosyltransferase 76C2-like, producing MQQENMGVRLLLFPLPLQGHAIPMFHLANLLQKKGFLITIVQTRYNSPDPNNFPLFTFHFLEDGLPANATPAPNDYSTVLSVLNTNCLTPFYNCLSQILCKAAKDQEPIACLIADPMWSFAGSVSSRLKLPRITLRSTSMSAYFVYHSLPSLRDKGYYPLQETKFDELVPELPPLKVKDLPPEAGQDLLADTVKETNTSQGIIWNTFEELEDAYITRVRQVLSIPIFPIGPIHKYSQQSPVNIWAQDQTSISWLNKQAPHSVLYVSFGSIAAVSKADFIEIARGLANSKQAFLWVVRHGLIEGSNENNPLPLPNGYLDMIGQRGHIVNWAPQQEVLAHPAVGGFWTHCGWNSIMESISEGVPMLCLPCFADQTMNMRHVCDNWKIGLQLEKGLKSEEIERAVKKLLVEEEGAALRNRIKALKEKATLSLKEGGSSYKSLEDLTNYLLSL from the exons ATGCAGCAAGAAAACATGGGGGTCAGGTTACTACTATTCCCTCTACCACTTCAAGGCCATGCTATACCAATGTTTCATCTAGCAAATCTCCTCCAGAAAAAAGGCTTTTTAATCACCATCGTCCAAACCCGATACAACTCTCCCGATCCCAATAACTTTCCTCTTTTCACCTTCCACTTCCTGGAAGATGGCTTGCCTGCAAACGCCACACCTGCTCCAAACGATTATTCGACCGTCCTATCCGTCCTCAACACAAACTGTTTAACACCATTCTACAATTGCTTGTCACAGATTTTGTGTAAAGCTGCCAAAGACCAGGAACCTATTGCTTGCCTTATTGCAGATCCTATGTGGTCATTCGCAGGATCTGTTTCCAGTAGACTCAAACTGCCTAGGATCACACTGAGAAGTACTAGTATGTCTGCCTATTTTGTGTATCATTCCTTGCCGTCATTAAGAGACAAAGGCTACTACCCTCTGCAAG AAACTAAATTTGATGAGCTAGTGCCGGAGCTTCCACCCCTCAAAGTCAAAGACCTACCTCCAGAGGCAGGGCAAGACCTATTGGCTGATACAGTAAAGGAGACCAACACTTCACAAGGAATCATCTGGAACAcatttgaagaacttgaagatgcCTATATAACTAGAGTTCGGCAAGTCCTTTCCATTCCTATATTTCCAATAGGCCCAATACACAAATACTCGCAACAATCTCCGGTGAACATATGGGCACAAGATCAAACTTCTATTTCATGGCTTAACAAACAAGCACCCCATTCAGTACTCTATGTTAGTTTTGGAAGCATCGCAGCAGTAAGCAAAGCTGATTTCATCGAGATTGCCAGAGGATTAGCTAACAGCAAGCAGGCTTTCCTATGGGTTGTTCGACATGGACTGATTGAAGGATCAAATGAAAATAACCCACTCCCTTTGCCAAATGGTTACTTGGACATGATAGGTCAAAGGGGACATATAGTCAACTGGGCACCACAGCAAGAGGTTTTGGCACACCCTGCTGTAGGAGGTTTCTGGACACATTGTGGATGGAATTCAATTATGGAGAGTATCAGTGAAGGGGTTCCAATGCTTTGCCTACCCTGTTTTGCTGATCAGACTATGAACATGAGGCATGTATGTGATAACTGGAAAATTGGGTTGCAGCTAGAAAAGGGTTTGAAAAGTGAAGAAATAGAGAGGGCAGTCAAAAAACTGTTGGTGGAAGAAGAAGGTGCAGCATTGAGAAACAGAATCAAAGCTTTGAAAGAAAAGGCAACTCTTTCTCTAAAGGAAGGTGGCTCCTCATACAAATCCTTAGAGGATCTCACTAACTACCTGTTATCACTTTAG
- the LOC130802988 gene encoding uncharacterized protein LOC130802988: protein MRTLCPNFDKEDGLETVLEVPIPEEMFPSAKNKWPNMKSWMKTNPGRAPTTFPFSDRNSQIQLLLGVIGAPLIPLPVPSDHKANKCIKDHPIESSMAKYIIHQYIAAMGGEHALNSIDSMYAMGKVRMMASEFSAGEGLSVNNPKGDNTKVVKVKGLKHGGEVGGFVLWQKKPDLWCLELVVSGTKISAGSDGKVAWRQTPWHNSHASRGPPRPLRRSLQGLDPRLTASLFTNAICIGEKLVNDEDCFVLKLEANPSTLEARSSGNVEIIRHTVWGYFSQRTGLLVQLEDSHLLRIKTSKCDSIFWETTMESQIQDYQTIDGVNIAHSGKTSVSLFRYGEDSESHSRTRMEEIWSIEEVDFNIKGLSTDCFLPPADLKKDDEGFNAVEPNNIKPAIKSQDLPKVTLNTKISTAKVTAVDDHHSENFN from the exons ATGAGGACGCTTTGCCCCAATTTTGATAAAGAAGATGGACTTGAAACAGTTCTTGAAGTCCCAATTCCTGAAGAAATGTTTCCTTCTGCTAAAAATAAATGGCCTAATATGAAATCCTGGATGAAAACTAACCCTGGTAGAGCTCCTACTACTTTCCCTTTTTCTGATAGAAACTCTCAAATTCAGCTTCTTCTTGGTGTTATTGGTGCTCCTTTGATCCCTCTTCCTGTTCCTTCTGATCATAAAGCTAATAAGTGTATCAAAGATCACCCTATT GAATCTTCAATGGCGAAATACATTATTCATCAGTACATTGCTGCCATGGGAGGCGAGCATGCTTTGAATTCGATTGATAGCATGTATGCAATGGGAAAAGTGAGGATGATGGCTTCAGAATTCAGTGCTGGTGAAGGGTTATCTGTGAATAATCCAAAAGGGGATAACACTAAAGTGGTCAAGGTTAAAGGACTAAAGCATGGTGGTGAAGTAGGTGGATTTGTTTTGTGGCAAAAGAAGCCAGATTTATGGTGTTTAGAACTGGTGGTTTCAGGGACTAAGATTAGTGCTGGAAGTGATGGGAAAGTTGCTTGGAGGCAAACACCTTGGCACAATTCTCATGCCTCTCGTGGCCCACCACGACCTCTCCGACGTTCATTGCAG GGTCTTGATCCACGACTGACAGCAAGCCTATTCACCAACGCTATCTGCATCGGTGAGAAACTAGTAAACGACGAGGATTGCTTTGTGCTGAAGCTAGAAGCGAATCCATCAACACTAGAAGCGAGGAGCAGCGGCAATGTAGAGATAATCCGCCACACAGTTTGGGGCTACTTTAGCCAAAGAACAGGGCTTCTTGTTCAACTAGAAGACTCTCACCTTCTAAGAATAAAGACATCAAAGTGTGATAGCATCTTCTGGGAGACCACCATGGAGTCCCAAATCCAAGACTACCAAACAATAGACGGTGTTAACATCGCACATTCCGGTAAAACTTCAGTTTCATTGTTTAGATACGGAGAAGACTCCGAGAGCCATTCCAGGACGCGTATGGAAGAGATCTGGTCTATTGAAGAAGTCGACTTCAACATTAAGGGTTTGTCCACCGACTGTTTCTTACCTCCCGCAGACTTGAAGAAAGACGATGAAGGCTTCAATGCGGTTGAGCCAAACAACATTAAACCCGCAATTAAATCACAAGACCTTCCCAAGGTGACTCTTAACACGAAGATTAGCACCGCTAAGGTTACTGCAGTCGATGATCATCATTCGGAGAATTTCAATTAG